Proteins encoded together in one Thermodesulfovibrionales bacterium window:
- the lysA gene encoding diaminopimelate decarboxylase, which translates to MHSFRYKHGELYAEDVPVTEIIKEYGTPLFIYSHTTLRRHVQAYHDAFDHLPHIVCFALKANSNAAVLRLIAEHGGGADAVSGGEIFRALKAGIPSKKIVYAGVGKTEEEIRYALKSGILMFNVESRNELSEIDRIAGTLKMKAPIALRVNPDIDPQTHPYISTGLKEHKFGIPITKALEYYRLAHTLRNIEIIGIHKHIGSQITKISPFVDALKKTLILVDELQDNGIPIRYLDIGGGLGITYRNEEPPMPRDLARHILPMLKGRNLTLILEPGRSIVGNAGILVSRVLYLKERPDKTFVIVDAGMNDLMRPSLYNAYHHIQPVTKTRRKTISADVVGPICESGDFLARDRELPSLRQGEYIAVMSAGAYGFSMSSRYNSRPLAAEVMVKGSACSLVRERETYRDLIRGESIPDFI; encoded by the coding sequence ATGCATTCCTTTAGATACAAACACGGTGAACTATACGCCGAAGACGTCCCCGTCACGGAGATCATCAAGGAGTACGGGACGCCGCTCTTTATCTATAGCCACACAACGCTTCGCAGACATGTTCAGGCATATCACGACGCCTTCGACCATCTTCCCCATATCGTCTGTTTTGCGCTGAAGGCGAATTCGAATGCCGCGGTATTGCGGCTCATCGCAGAGCACGGCGGCGGAGCCGACGCTGTCTCCGGCGGTGAGATATTCAGGGCGCTTAAGGCGGGGATACCTTCCAAAAAGATCGTGTATGCCGGTGTCGGGAAGACCGAGGAAGAGATCCGCTACGCCCTGAAATCGGGGATACTCATGTTCAATGTGGAGTCGAGAAACGAACTCTCCGAAATAGACAGGATAGCAGGAACCCTGAAGATGAAGGCGCCAATCGCGCTCAGGGTAAACCCTGATATAGACCCGCAGACCCATCCCTACATTTCGACGGGGCTGAAAGAGCACAAATTCGGAATCCCGATAACAAAGGCGCTCGAGTATTATAGGCTTGCCCATACCCTCCGGAATATCGAAATTATCGGTATCCACAAGCATATCGGCTCTCAGATTACGAAAATCTCTCCCTTCGTAGATGCCCTGAAGAAGACCCTCATCCTCGTCGATGAGTTACAGGACAACGGGATTCCGATACGATATCTCGACATCGGCGGCGGGCTCGGCATTACCTACAGAAACGAAGAACCCCCGATGCCTCGCGACCTCGCGAGACATATCCTGCCGATGCTGAAGGGGAGGAACCTCACCCTCATCCTCGAGCCCGGAAGGTCGATCGTCGGCAACGCGGGTATCCTCGTCTCCCGGGTGCTCTATCTCAAGGAGAGGCCCGATAAGACCTTTGTGATCGTGGATGCGGGGATGAACGACCTCATGAGGCCGTCCCTGTATAACGCCTATCATCACATACAGCCCGTGACAAAGACGAGGAGAAAGACGATATCGGCCGATGTCGTGGGACCAATCTGTGAATCCGGTGATTTTCTCGCCCGCGACAGGGAACTGCCCTCTCTGAGACAGGGGGAGTATATCGCCGTGATGTCGGCAGGCGCCTACGGATTCTCGATGAGTTCGCGCTATAACAGCAGACCGCTTGCGGCAGAGGTTATGGTGAAGGGCAGCGCGTGTTCGCTCGTCCGGGAGAGAGAGACCTACCGTGATCTCATACGGGGTGAGAGTATCCCGGACTTTATCTGA